The following proteins come from a genomic window of Lolium rigidum isolate FL_2022 chromosome 5, APGP_CSIRO_Lrig_0.1, whole genome shotgun sequence:
- the LOC124652964 gene encoding protein DETOXIFICATION 19-like (The sequence of the model RefSeq protein was modified relative to this genomic sequence to represent the inferred CDS: added 36 bases not found in genome assembly) yields the protein MSSAPLLGAAETSVGGKGGEATARSPPAWLRRAIDTEEAWAQLQFAVPMVLTNMFYYAVPLVSVMFSGHLGVVHLAGATLGNSWATVTGYAFVTGMSGALETLCGQAYGARLYRMLGLYLQSSLIMSAVVSVLISALWLFTEPLLLFLRQDPEVSVAAAVFVRYQIPGLFAFSFMQCLLRYLQTQSVVLPLVICSGVPFALHVALNHLLVNVLGLGLAGASASISATFWFSCLLLLGYVMWSREFDETWKGFSVDAFSYVLPTIRLATPSAIMVCLEWWAFELLVLIAGLLPDSTVSTSLIAMCASTEAIAYMITYGFSAAVSTRVSNEIGAGNIVRAKNAVAVTLKLSVFLGLSFILLLGFGQGLWASLFSGSSVIAAEFAAITPFMMMSIVLDSAQGILSGVARGCGWQHLAAMTNLVAFYFVGMPLAILFAFRLNFNTRGLWLGLICGLTCQTSTLVVITIRTKWSKIVDAMQQEKVNYVA from the exons TCCGTCGGCGGCAAGGGCGGCGAGGCGACGGCGCGGTCGCCGCCGGCATGGCTGCGGCGCGCGATCGACACGGAGGAAGCGTGGGCGCAGCTGCAGTTCGCGGTGCCGATGGTCCTCACCAACATGTTCTACTACGCCGTCCCGCTCGTCTCCGTGATGTTCTCCGGCCACCTCGGCGTCGTCCACCTCGCTGGCGCCACGCTCGGCAACTCCTGGGCCACCGTCACCGGCTACGCCTTCGTG ACCGGCATGAGTGGCGCCCTGGAGACGCTGTGCGGGCAGGCCTACGGCGCCCGGCTGTACCGCATGCTGGGCCTATACCTGCAGTCGTCGCTGATCATGTCCGCGGTGGTGTCCGTGCTCATCTCCGCCCTGTGGCTGTTCACGGAGCCGCTGCTGCTGTTCCTTCGTCAGGACCCCGAGGTGTCCGTCGCCGCAGCGGTGTTCGTCCGGTACCAGATCCCGGGCCTGTTCGCCTTCTCCTTCATGCAGTGCTTGCTGCGGTATCTGCAGACGCAGTCCGTCGTCCTGCCGCTCGTGATCTGCTCCGGGGTGCCCTTCGCGCTCCACGTCGCGCTGAACCACCTGCTAGTGAACGTGCTCGGCCTGGGCCTCGCCGGCGCGTCCGCCTCCATCTCCGCCACGTTCTGGTTCTCCTGCCTGCTGCTGCTCGGGTACGTGATGTGGTCCAGGGAGTTCGACGAGACGTGGAAGGGCTTCTCCGTCGACGCGTTCAGCTACGTGCTGCCGACCATCAGGCTCGCAACGCCCTCCGCCATCATGGTCTG CTTGGAGTGGTGGGCGTTTGAGCTCTTGGTGCTGATTGCTGGCCTGCTGCCGGATTCCACGGTGAGCACGTCGTTGATCGCCATGTG CGCGAGCACGGAGGCCATTGCCTACATGATCACCTACGGGTTCAGTGCCGCTGTGAG CACGAGGGTATCGAATGAGATCGGTGCCGGGAACATAGTCAGGGCGAAGAACGCCGTGGCGGTGACGTTGAAGCTGTCTGTGTTCCTCGGTCTCTCCTTCATCCTGCTGCTGGGCTTTGGCCAAGGCCTCTGGGCGAGCCTCTTCAGCGGGAGCTCGGTGATTGCGGCAGAGTTTGCGGCCATCACCCCGTTCATGATGATGTCCATCGTGCTCGACTCCGCCCAGGGCATCCTTTCAG GGGTGGCGAGGGGCTGCGGATGGCAGCACCTGGCGGCGATGACGAACCTGGTGGCGTTCTACTTCGTCGGCATGCCGCTGGCCATCCTCTTCGCCTTCAGGCTCAACTTCAACACCAGG GGCTTATGGTTGGGTCTGATCTGCGGGCTGACGTGCCAGACAAGCACGCTGGTGGTGATCACCATCCGCACCAAATGGTCCAAGATCGTGGACGCGATGCAACAAGAGAAGGTCAACTACGTCGCTTGA